From one Perca flavescens isolate YP-PL-M2 chromosome 4, PFLA_1.0, whole genome shotgun sequence genomic stretch:
- the p4htmb gene encoding transmembrane prolyl 4-hydroxylase: protein MSDNQETSDAEEDITPAGSATLPLRPPCDRLPCHKSSVCSRSYFVVVMVFFHVYIINVILLLFYVHYNSGQEDANRSRDAPSSNHQRPESRRPPSKPEFLRDVSLTRVEGIRVGHVQKVSLVPGKVHEMRTLSMKPLLFEIPGFLSEDECRVVMQLAQLKGLIESQLMVQDGQEELAKELNLSPEEIFNLLDINQDGQLQLHEILTHSRVRDGIWLTPENLREIYAGLKADKDGNGLLSLEEFRLLSNDAFQRFLLQRGVKRSQLVRNSRHTWLYQGKGAHQALQDIKTKVTRLTRLPPALVDLSEPLQVVRYEEGGHYHAHHDSGPVYPETACTHTRLAANTSTPFETSCRYITVLFYLNSVEGGGETAFPVADNRTYDEVSLIQNDVDLLDTRRNCDKSNLRVKPTKGTAVFWYNYLSDGRGWVGEQDEYALHGGCVVTHGTKWVANKWINIDPDYQRQARYQQLVSQQSEDEDDEGLTLNPDIQSSNIHQDL from the exons CTCCTACTTCGTGGTAGTGATGGTGTTTTTTCACGTATACATCATTAATGTTATATTACTGCTATTTTACGTGCACTACAACAGCGGGCAGGAAGATGCCAACCGGAGTCGTGATGCTCCGAGCAGTAACCACCAGCGCCCCGAGTCGCGACGTCCGCCATCAAAGCCTGAGTTCCTGCGTGATGTTTCCCTAACAAGAGTCGAGGGGATAAGG GTGGGACACGTCCAGAAGGTGTCACTGGTGCCAGGCAAAGTGCATGAAATGCGGACTCTGAGTATGAAACCTCTGCTGTTTG AGATCCCTGGGTTTTTGTCAGAGGATGAGTGCCGTGTTGTGATGCAGCTTGCACAGCTAAAAGGTCTAATAGAAAGCCAGCTAATGGTGCAAGATGGCCAGGAGGAGCTGGCCAAGGAACTCAACCTCAGCCCAGAGGAGATCTTCAACCTTCTTGATATCAACCAGGATGGACAGTTACAGCTCCATGAG ATACTGACTCATTCTCGAGTGAGGGACGGCATCTGGCTTACACCAGAGAATCTGCGAGAAATCTATGCTGGGCTCAAAGCTGACAAGGATGGTAATG GTTTGCTGAGTCTGGAAGAGTTCAGGCTTCTGAGCAATGATGCCTTCCAGCGCTTCCTGCTGCAGCGAGGGGTGAAAAGGAGTCAGCTGGTGAGAAACAGCAGACACACCTGGCTGTATCAGGGCAAAGGAGCACACCAGGCCCTCCAAGACATTAAGACCAA GGTGACCCGCCTCACTCGGCTCCCGCCCGCATTAGTGGACCTCAGTGAGCCGCTCCAGGTGGTTCGCTATGAGGAGGGAGGACACTACCACGCCCACCATGACAGCGGTCCTGTGTATCCTGAAACAgcctgcacacacacgcgcCTTGCAGCCAACACATCCACTCCTTTTGAGACGTCTTGCAG GTACATCACAGTTCTCTTCTACCTGAACTCTGTTGAGGGAGGTGGGGAGACCGCATTCCCTGTGGCAGACAACAGGACCTATGATGAAGTG TCTCTCATACAGAATGACGTCGACCTTTTGGACACCAGAAGGAATTGTGACAAGAGTAACCTGAGGGTGAAGCCTACCAAAGGGACCGCTGTTTTCTGGTACAACTACCTTTCTGATGGAAGAg GTTGGGTGGGAGAGCAGGATGAATATGCTCTGCATGGAGGCTGTGTGGTCACCCATGGCACTAAGTGGGTCGCAAATAAATGGATCAACATTGATCCAGATTACCAGCGGCAGGCTCGCTACCAGCAGCTGGTTTCACAGCAGTCAGAGGACGAGGATGATGAAGGTCTAACCCTGAACCCGGACATACAGAGTTCTAATATCCATCAAGACTTGTAG
- the slc26a6l1 gene encoding solute carrier family 26 member 6, like 1 has protein sequence MDSTHKFGKYRVEREVLDEQRLEEVTQRKTYSDTHPSLIKHLKESLRCTVPKLKQSVVSSLPVLYWLPKYSVWDYGMPDLISGISVGIMHLPQGLAYALLASLPPVFGLYTSLYPALIYFFFGTSRHISIGTFTVLSIMVGSVTERLAPDMNFLIKNGTNITGDVNITSRDLYRVEVAAATTVLGGLIQVALGLVKFGFVGTYLSEPLVRAYTTAAAAHAVVAQLKHIFGVSPTRFSGPLSLVYTLKDVCSLLPHTNLSTLVVSAVSMVFLIAAKELNSYLSPKLPVPIPVELITIVAGTLISTYTHLNNNYTISVVGEVPSGLSSPSVPDVSIFREVIGDAFALAVVGYAVSISLGKTFALKHGYKVDSNQELVALGLSNAVGGFFQCFSVCSSMSRSLIQETTGGKTQMAGVASALIVLVTILKLGPLFQELPKAVLAAIVFVNLKGMFKQHSDIVTLWRSSKIDLVVWLVTWVSTLLLNLDLGLAASIIFALLTVTFRTQLPTYSVLGNVPGTELYVDIETHTEVREIPGVTIFRSSATVYFANADLYLEALKEKSGLDISKMIIYKRRQEAKQRRKERRAERRAKRQAKKESRAQRAGKQLSGAPVFFVEEEASRWRDTCVDGNVTDKEEQGLTKRENGTVFVIPNTPRTPDDPCRWEYLKGGEPDCTSLGWMSEQDGDTTTLGSSSEDTLSHDLERVSLGSLGKWTWDIHSIIIDLSTANFIDTVAIKTMKNIFQDFSEIDVDIYIAGCQASVVEQLERGDFFSESITKRHLFASIHDAVLYCLDHRGATSFPRYEPSVDTYISTQL, from the exons ATGGACTCTACACACAAATTTGGGAAATACAGAGTGGAGCGGGAAGTGCTTGATGAGCAGAGACTGGAAGAGGTTACACAGAGAAAAACATACTCTGACACTCACCCTTCTCTAATTAAACACCTTAAAGAATCCCTAAG ATGTACAGTACCCAAACTAAAACAAAGTGTGGTGAGCAGCTTGCCTGTCTTGTACTGGCTGCCTAAGTACTCAGTCTGGGACTATGGCATGCCAGACCTCATCTCCGGCATCAGTGTGGGAATAATGCACCTGCCACAAG GTTTGGCATATGCATTGTTGGCTTCCTTACCTCCTGTATTTGGGCTCTACACGTCGCTCTATCCAGCATTGATCTACTTCTTTTTTGGAACATCACGTCATATCTCCATCG GTACATTTACAGTGCTTAGCATCATGGTGGGTAGTGTGACAGAAAGACTTGCTCCAGACATGAATTTCCTCATAAAAAATGGGACCAACATCACTGGTGACGTGAACATAACTTCCAGGGACTTATACAGGGTGGAGGTGGCAGCTGCTACTACTGTCCTAGGAGGACTTATTCAG GTGGCACTGGGTTTGGTAAAGTTTGGATTTGTGGGAACGTACTTGTCTGAACCTCTAGTGCGGGCTTACACAACAGCTGCTGCAGCTCATGCTGTTGTGGCACAGCTGAAGCACATCTTTGGAGTTTCACCAACACGGTTTAGTGGTCCCTTGTCACTGGTGTAT ACTTTAAAGGATGTTTGCTCCTTGCTGCCACACACTAATCTTTCCACACTGGTGGTCAGTGCTGTGTCCATGGTGTTTCTAATTGCAGCCAAGGAGCTCAACTCTTATCTCAGTCCGAAGCTGCCAGTGCCCATCCCAGTGGAACTCATAACA ATTGtggcaggaacattgatatcaACCTATACCCACTTGAACAACAACTACACTATTTCAGTTGTTGGAGAAGTTCCTAGTGG TCTAAGTTCTCCTAGTGTACCAGATGTGAGTATTTTTAGAGAAGTAATTGGTGATGCGTTTGCATTGGCTGTGGTTGGATATGCCGTATCCATTTCACTTGGCAAAACATTTGCACTGAAACATGGATACAAGGTGGACAGTAACCAG GAGCTGGTGGCGCTGGGTCTCAGTAATGCAGTGGGAGGCTTCTTCCAGTGCTTCTCAGTCTGCTCCTCCATGTCTCGAAGTCTCATCCAAgagaccaccggaggaaaaacACAA ATGGCTGGAGTGGCCTCCGCTCTGATTGTGTTGGTGACTATACTGAAACTTGGACCCCTGTTCCAGGAGCTGCCAAAG GCAGTTCTTGCAGCGATTGTCTTTGTAAATCTGAAGGGCATGTTCAAGCAGCACTCTGACATTGTTACACTGTGGAGAAGCAGCAAAATTGATCTG GTGGTGTGGTTGGTCACTTGGGTGTCAACACTGCTGCTCAATCTGGATCTGGGTCTGGCAGCATCGATCATCTTTGCTCTACTTACTGTTACCTTCAGAACTCAGCT GCCAACATACTCTGTTCTGGGAAATGTTCCAGGTACAGAACTTTACGTGGATATAGAGACCCACACAGAG GTAAGAGAAATTCCAGGTGTTACTATATTTCGCTCTTCTGCTACGGTATATTTCGCCAATGCTGATCTCTACCTTGAGGCTCTGAAAGAAAAG AGTGGGCTTGACATCAGTAAAATGATTATCTATAAGAGGAGACAGGAGGCCAAACAGAGACGTAAAGAAAGGAGGGCTGAGAGACGGGCAAAAAGGCAAGCCAAGAAAGAG AGTCGAGCACAGAGAGCAGGTAAACAGCTGTCTGGAGCGCCGGTGTTCTTTGTGGAGGAAGAGGCCAGCCGCTGGAGGGACACATGCGTGGATGGGAATGTTACAGACAAGGAGGAACAGGGCTTGACAAAGAGGGAGAATGGGACAGTGTTTGTCATCCCAAATACTCCTCGAACACCAGACGACCCCTGCAGATGGGAGTACCTGAAGGGAGGAGAACCAGACTGCACCAGCTTAGGGTGGATGTCTGAGCAGGACGGGGACACCACCACTCTGGGCTCCAGCAGTGAGGACACGCTGAGTCACGATCTGGAGCGGGTCTCTCTTGGGTCACTGGGCAAGTGGACCTGGGACATTCACTCCATCATTATCGACCTCTCCACAGCTAACTTTATTGACACAGTGGCTATCAAGACTATGAAAAAT ATTTTCCAGGACTTCAGTGAGATTGATGTAGATATCTACATTGCTGGTTGTCAAG CTTCTGTGGTGGAACAATTAGAGCGTGGTGACTTCTTCTCTGAGTCAATTACGAAGAGGCATCTTTTTGCCTCCATTCATGATGCTGTGCTCTACTGTCTGGACCATCGTGGAGCGACGTCGTTTCCCAGATATGAGCCATCTGTT GACACATACATCAGCACACAACTTTAA